The Aquila chrysaetos chrysaetos chromosome 16, bAquChr1.4, whole genome shotgun sequence genome has a segment encoding these proteins:
- the ASCL3 gene encoding achaete-scute homolog 3 codes for MQNLMDGKSYCNLMDKLSICTETQRIQLAKPFCADPVVMFHVYPETPNQVTCSEDLSSLPFMSEHLIAENFYSEPCMFPYQMPHSNYCRSEYSYGPAFIRKRNERERQRVKCVNEGYAKLRHHLPKEYLEKRLSKVETLRAAIKYISYLQSVLYNDSVVAEKNVMELGQTPKAINKQNQFLKTI; via the coding sequence ATGCAGAATCTGATGGATGGCAAAAGCTACTGTAACCTCATGGACAAGTTATCCATCTGTACTGAGACTCAGCGCATACAGCTGGCTAAGCCTTTCTGTGCCGACCCAGTGGTCATGTTTCATGTGTACCCAGAAACACCAAACCAGGTCACTTGCTCTGAAGATTTGTCATCCCTTCCTTTCATGTCTGAGCATCTCATTGCAGAGAACTTCTACAGTGAGCCCTGCATGTTTCCCTACCAAATGCCCCATTCCAATTACTGCAGAAGTGAGTACTCCTATGGACCAGCTTTCATCAGAAAGAGGAATGAGAGGGAAAGACAGAGGGTTAAATGTGTCAATGAAGGCTATGCTAAACTGAGGCATCACCTACCTAAGGAATACTTGGAGAAACGCCTCAGCAAAGTAGAGACACTCCGTGCTGCAATAAAATACATTAGCTACCTACAGTCTGTTCTGTACAATGATTCTGtggtggcagaaaaaaatgtcatggaGCTAGGCCAAACACCTAAAGCaattaacaaacaaaaccagtttctgaAGACAATCTAA
- the TMEM9B gene encoding transmembrane protein 9B: MAARCGGWARLCSLLALAALAGLGAEAKNSEDVRCKCICPPYKDHSGHIYNKNVSQKDCDCLHVVEPMPVPGPDVEAYCLRCECKYEERSSVTIKVTIIIYLSILGLLLLYMVYLTLVEPILKRRLFGHSQLIQSDEDIGDHQPFANAHDVLARSRSRANVLNKVEYAQQRWKLQVQEQRKSVFDRHVVLS; encoded by the exons ATGGCGGCCCGCTGCGGGGGCTGGGCGCGCCTCTGCTCGCTGCTGGCGCTGGCCGCTTTGGCGGGGCTGGGCGCCGAGGCCAAg AATTCTGAGGATGTCCGATGTAAATGCATCTGCCCTCCTTACAAAGACCATTCGGGCCATAtttacaacaaaaatgtttcacagaaagACTG tgattgTCTTCATGTGGTTGAGCCTATGCCTGTCCCTGGACCTGATGTAGAAGCATACTGTTTACGTTGTGAATGCAAATATGAAGAGAGAAGCTCTGTCACAATTAAG GTTACAATCATCATATACCTGTCTATTTTGGGCCTACTTCTTCTGTACATGGTGTACCTTACACTGGTGGAACCTATACTGAAGAGACGTCTCTTTGGACATTCACAGCTCATACAAAGTGATGAAGACATTGGG GATCACCAGCCTTTTGCAAATGCACATGATGTGCTGGCTCGTTCTCGGAGCCGCGCCAATGTATTGAACAAAGTGGAGTATGCGCAGCAGCGTTGGAAGTTACAGGTCCAAGAGCAACGCAAATCTGTCTTTGACCGTCATGTTGTGCTGAGTTAA
- the C16H11orf16 gene encoding uncharacterized protein C11orf16 homolog, whose product MACSGGFLPTGHRYCSAMPALDKFSCCSVVPTVNPCCRSSFVVHPTHIAELLTPQRCQWISDCLPSPGPAWKKLSTLGRSVSLDSNVPVLVRGEKDGFYYRGTVKEEIESERGTFLVEFAKPHVSRGRHPVCVQRTAKDDILEYVNRMKHSLLPGDKVLAPWEPDMARYGPGTVLTGIETRDPLRASEDEEITVHFWNDKEVKLPRGVALWIPPSLWERIVEMIHMPFASRVKPKQSPDANSCIFSCGSKTALVPVCAVRSLAKHCLLCSPSWPHFHYHCDGICCSSAYVRCICCCHPHVDAWWPLPSRSLVFQNETEKAESSSEPFPCLLELKGPKQEAAAAVAVSSPCVDAEWDLEASPTESTVVHGAVNTDSSCLEKPRLKDSARPEWKYWKRSHHKSHPSNSGLGSRSSTCTEGKMESKAISVGNMSHVAPTYRSAMFETIEQSPRGQLTMKEILRDQYFKLSFGEEGFAASEKQRYKTARKKTESDDNCKVTCTEGNKLDDTDHVRRGQTKKTTKSSLATKERERHDQHRIQ is encoded by the exons ATGGCTTGTTCGGGAGGGTTCTTGCCTACGGGTCACAGGTACTGCAGTGCGATGCCAGCTCTGGACAAGTTCTCGTGCTGCAGTGTCGTACCTACTGTCAacccctgctgcaggagctctTTTGTAGTGCATCCCACCCACATCGCTGAGCTCCTCACCCCCCAGAG gtgCCAATGGATTAGCGactgcctcccctcccctggccCAGCATGGAAGAAGCTGAGCACATTGGGGAGATCAGTGAGCTTAGACAGCAATGTCCCTGTGCTggtgagaggggaaaaagatggATTTTATTACCGTGGTACAGTAAAAGAAGAGATAGAG AGTGAAAGAGGCACGTTCCTGGTAGAGTTTGCCAAACCACATGTGTCACGTGGAAGGCATCCAGTGTGTGtgcaaagaacagcaaaggaTGACATCCTGGAATACGTGAACAGAATGAAGCACTCCTTACTCCCTGGAGACAAAGTGCTGGCACCCTGGGAGCCAGATATGGCCAGATATGGCCCAGGAACTGTCCTCACGGGCATTGAGACGAGAGACCCCTTAAGAG CCtcagaagatgaagaaattaCGGTCCATTTCTGGAACGACAAGGAAGTGAAACTCCCGCGAGGTGTGGCTCTGTGGATCCCTCCTAGCCTGTGGGAGAGGATTGTAGAGATGATCCACATGCCCTTCGCCAGCAGGGTGAAGCCCAAACAAAGTCCGGACGCTAActcttgtattttttcctgcGGTTCCAAAACAGCCCTGGTTCCTGTTTGTGCTGTACGTAGCCTTGCCAAGCACTGCTTGCTCTGCTCACCCTCCTGGCCACATTTCCACTATCACTGTGATGGTATATGCTGTTCTTCAGCATATGTAAGGTGCATCTGCTGCTGCCATCCCCATGTTGATGCCTGGTGGCCTCTTCCATCCAGGTCTCTGGTCTTTCagaatgaaactgaaaaggCGGAGTCCAGCAGTGAGCCCTTTCCATGCCTTCTAGAACTGAAAGGCCCcaaacaagaagcagcagcagctgtggcagtGTCTTCCCCCTGTGTTGATGCAGAGTGGGACCTGGAGGCGTCCCCCACTGAGAGTACTGTGGTGCACGGTGCTGTTAACACAGACTCCAGCTGTCTTGAGAAGCCCAGGCTAAAGGATTCTGCAAGACCCGAGTGGAAATACTGGAAAAGAAGCCACCACAAGTCCCATCCCAGTAATTCAG GACTTGGCAGTCGCAGCAGCACATGTACAGAGGGCAAGATGGAATCCAAAGCCATCTCCGTTGGGAACATGTCCCACGTTGCCCCAACTTATCGGAGTGCAATGTTTGAAACCATCGAGCAGTCTCCCAGAGGGCAGCTCACAATGAAAGAAATCTTAAGAGACCAATATTTCAAGCTGTCATTTGGG GAAGAAGGTTTTGCagcatcagaaaaacaaagatataaaacagcaaggaagaagacagagtcgGATGATAACTGTAAAGTGACTTGCACAGAAGGCAACAAACTTGACGATACAGACCATGTCAGAAgaggacagacaaaaaaaacaacGAAGAGCTCACTTGCAacaaaggagagggagagacacGATCAACACAGAATTCAATAA
- the AKIP1 gene encoding A-kinase-interacting protein 1 — translation MEGARAGRTAGLARDVLERARRRRRRPAGRLPASAPEEDSERLSAAFASIVNLMNQATKECEKYYSFMAACRCKEHEIKHICRYHSRQAGQRELESSQEERTEASVALSQAQTCEQHTRQASEDIYIEVSPGTYSVTATSEDMVQQTHVVDVNAGQSYDLTFVL, via the exons atgGAGGGGGCGCGCGCGGGGCGGACGGCGGGGCTGGCGCGCGACGTGCTGgagcgggcgcggcggcggaggcggcggccggcgggacGGCTCCCGGCCTCGGCCCCG GAAGAAGATTCAGAACGTCTCAGTGCAGCATTCGCTTCAATTGTGAACTTGATGAACCAAGCCACAAAGGAATGCGAG AAGTACTATAGCTTCATGGCAGCCTGTAGATGCAAAGAGCATGAAATCAAACACATCTGCAGATACCACAGCAGGCAAGCAGGGCAAAGAGAGCTAGAGTCCTCCCAAGAAGAG AGGACGGAAGCCTCTGTAGCACTCAGTCAAGCTCAAACTTGCGAGCAACAC ACCAGACAAGCTTCCGAAGACATCTACATTGAAGTTTCTCCTGGCACCTATTCTGTCACAGCAACCTCAGAGGACATGGTGCAGCAAACCCATGTGGTGGATGTCAACGCAGGACAAAGTTATGATTTAACTTTTGTTCTATGA